Proteins found in one Nymphalis io chromosome 4, ilAglIoxx1.1, whole genome shotgun sequence genomic segment:
- the LOC126781815 gene encoding golgin subfamily A member 4-like: MSESTNINKNPGQDKKIDVSDSDLAAPSEVSSIAGSVTHNKHSISSERQIKFERAQKCLENAALVSKRIKEHRKATAELLGRPFDEEVGDTASEVATTISEKTGYSVATDTSMAMSVQDALNIPGISESLANTLKQKEILMERIKQYKEISKRPMKKVVPTSRRESITDTLDVKKDSNITDITKLSNLIKEKDNSLSIMQVKVKAMETTILDLQEKITEKDQIIEAKNKATTLMSDSLSKKEKDTINLLEDTKQQMIKMQNNFIAMETEWKEEKLKLIHEIDEKNDKIKNLEEANTILENSRFDISVAHSKLAEELDIKTKEVNELQDKIKQLEDSLTPKVKEDEEEPKEEKGAREISNMEELTKKIELLEQINCELRQANKEFESQLALINQETKSNISPSKKGSPLPIRKGGRNAASKMKSPWSHLSSEPTQQEQDKKGKLDKPKSEMILQSLNKDILQKEYLISEKDALISELQSENNKKEAKISELQVLIDTQKEKEMIDVGILVDLQQPIKQDGDGDTDKTSINVNDLEEKLTVAQNQIASLNDEIDVANKNMVKVKSNFKLKLKQMQKTIENFSKVSDAHCEIVKLNEEIHQLTQKVAELEEEKGNLQLHLVDYDSGRLTESDVYKKLVETENLAEARLKSISLLETQKFDLVQELHSLQQKNLEMEDKLADMSYFQNEQVCSEMKSVQLEEQIDQLQASKKELDLIIDNLKLDKEQLNESLRILQEEKEELIQKLENYVQENIELSDKLEKLSAEKVSSAESIEIVESLTTQEKMELEEYNKSLQTEKKSENDHLENYISQSHEQKEKLMQESIELKKKIELFSSERQEVMEKMNNLSLENESLNNEIKELKDQCDSLRNSVNKLEDEKNELTSLNRELNHQIDELKHEKSEILRETAEVVKPLSVEDVIDGSVTETVNQDDKIIGDKGTSRMKSVKQLTKEILKLKNTIKEREDEIADCQMKILSLEEQQEKHKEILENITSKEKTIKKLIDENNQLKKEIQNLSNENKAEHNLHLTQTHELLQSEIQKVHQEYNAALNARDSRIHELENLLLEYEKQVINYSNNLQQKDKELSEYINQITKLNDLSQKLKSTVDLLEDEKAKDQNSEHIKSLNKQIALYQKTLSDFEEKLRTLEEEKVQFLTLKSKLENKSSNLELEIQKLQELLKEKQGLIKDLQIQQQKQVDELSTVLLQAKERDEEIHEIKLQLRKESIENEKLHNIVVQKSNEINELTKLYDSAKDKLNSVSHDKNEQLSAIEIKNKELMEKLKKFAVNIKKKSAMYSELENQYHETQKQLQNKTEHYEQLLIQVETIPALQEKLKHAEEEFNRFQSQKILLEQKSQEILHLQSQIEDLHKNNYNDIETITKLNASLDLLNKDLYFAREENNNLKIQVDSLNNKIVEYEIDTKNNANLLTKISCLEADINQKLEQIAALSSQVESLNEKLMQVQFGHDAKVQERDMYIESLQTEIDKYKNRIYRLEESISAMENGRQSLERKADNLDIQLHEKQKAYSEYRNQEDELVNRLALLMDNDRVVEKQLKEIESENKEMHFKMQNLNDDYQNLQKLHTDLQNKYNILEMKAENVDTIETEISSYQSHIRELESNIKRITNEHNTLLGKKKKDIEELESEFNTQIENAIKEKKLLSEKYEKINDHVSKLESKLKEYKSTIERQNLNLGELAYENQMLVEKSAHKEKEISPDYTEQYISEINKMNSLLNCKNQEIIELSNKIQHLQAQNLSQISELENKNIELAEKIEESSSQINNLIKEINLLKENNDQLNNLLTQKDEQIKQIMENKKLCFEMNIPKTEGMTISSTIEAMDNESNPVDISSLQSQIVSDAELLQPDVQSIKVKKVSENIQTNPRQVRSTSEGVTEEVIVPKKSYLCYKEDDVKDVNDPFNSEEGWGLESTEESDVIIPGSSQLYQQIQQLNETNNKLKIEVDTTNSKLLKALKKLKELKSTNDMLSKELQLTKKISQSSMLDMAIENELSNNVEELEKKVQELNTDLNKEKLEKEALKKQNDVFKNANDRLLEMKEKTDNELEMWKFQFKQVNDKFSSLQWEGDSTTSPNSQPVSNQRIFKETKVNEELIKLEKENDELQLIIDNINAQNKELSLHQEQLKGEINLLTQQLHQQSKLTCDKCDNVNEQNKELIKQQELLQSELNCHKQQLEERKLCTDCEKFKLEIEDLHDRCKKLEENNAMLNENLRKIETENSELLSQNKHLKEILEEHQFTFKMREEELLEKNGSLTEEVQSLKLLENEATSKVTSLNAELDDLKLRMAQSPEIHHVHNTQEFNAMALAEKYSTLEEHCLNLKHNLDEETKKNNDLKLENQNLTEKVNDCEKQLSDLNAKLQNLNSENDQLLSTVTELRTSVSSAMDQRGFEIAELWKQHLGQRESEFQQIECDLRTQLTAAEAKYEQLLENVQSSSQEETNKIVLSEQISSLQNKLQEKEEQLKSLQLKYAEVINELDMLRSEMEDEKLIHENKILVQQEEYEKMLQELNNKNQVRSDDYENALKNLRTELDATASVNASLNKQIEEIRNIYENKVIDLSKQLQVKESEIFQKTRDFTITLTQRNEEFENVRKQLIEYEKKVEDLTYEKESELAILRLKMHESTDKFDKRQKEIEDEKDSISESLKEKIIECTNLNKQISDLNKVLEEYANRAAETQTVLENQELEIVTLKDEITSLENTLRATSSKIEKHVTFASNTKQGEESGISAGGLDRDLLDAVPRAELDLALYMLHQRDVRCEELTMELTQLLEERDTLQLRLSDSLRSYEELKSRCNSAGLDISISSSHEGISDLPTFNVEKERQFVDTHKGQTSRSSSISDPDVDKPKLQAKLSELRSVKHSRDVRFRHESEQRQLGMRLLQRDVANLPPEAVEQLTQAHHTLSRDTQSTPTVLLNWLRGKSTPKVVHM; this comes from the exons atgtCCGAAAGTACAAACATCAATAAAAATCCTGGGCAGGATAAAAAAATTGACGTCTCTGACTCTGATTTAGCAGCGCCAAGTGAAGTATCCAGTATTGCAGGAAGTGTAACCCACaacaag CATTCAATCTCTTCAGAGAGGCAGATTAAATTTGAAAGAGCTCAGAAATGCTTAGAAAATGCTGCCCTTGTATCAAAAAGGATTAAAGAACACCGCAAAGCTACTGCTGAACTCTTGGGTCGGCCATTTG ATGAAGAAGTTGGAGACACTGCGTCAGAAGTGGCAACCACCATAAGCGAAAAAACTGGGTATTCTGTTGCAACTGATACATCAATGGCAATGTCTGTTCAAGATGCACTTAACA TTCCTGGAATTAGTGAAAGTCTGGcaaatacattaaaacaaaaggAAATATTAATGGAAAGAATCAAGCAGTATAAAGAAATAAGTAAAAGACCAATGAAAAAAGTAGTCCCTACTAGCAGAAGAGAATCAATAACTGATACATTGGATGTAAAAAAG GATTCTAACATAACTGACATCACAaaactttcaaatttaataaaagaaaaagataaCAGTCTAAGTATAATGCAAGTAAAAGTCAAAGCAATGGAAACAACAATTTTAGATTTGCAAGAGAAAATCACAGAGAAAGATCAAATAATAGAAGCAAAGAATAAAGCAACAACATTAATGTCAGACAGTTTGAGCAAAAAAG aaaaaGATACCATTAATTTACTAGAAGATACAAAACAGCAGATgataaaaatgcaaaataatttcatagCAATGGAGACTGAATGGAAAgaagaaaaactaaaattaatacatgAAATAGAcgaaaaaaacgataaaataaaaaatcttgagGAAGCTAACACAATATTGGAAAATTCAAGATTTGATATAAGTGTTGCCCATTCTAAATTAGCAGAAGAGTTAGACATCAAAACAAAAGAGGTTAATGAATTACAAGATAAAATTAAGCAGCTTGAAGATTCCCTTACACCCAAAGTGAAAGAAGATGAAGAAGAACCAAAAGAAGAAAAAGGAGCCCGTGAAATAAGTAATATGGAAGAATTAACAAAAAAGATTGAGTTGCTGGAACAGATTAATTGCGAATTAAGACAGGCAAATAAAGAGTTTGAAAGTCAACTTGCTTTGATAAATCAAGAAACAAAAAGTAACATATCACCAAGTAAAAAAGGTAGCCCTCTTCCTATACGCAAAGGTGGCAGAAATGCCGCTTCGAAAATGAAGTCACCATGGAGTCATTTGTCATCTGAACCTACACAACAAGAACAAGACAAAAAAGGTAAATTGGACAAACCAAAATCGGAGATGATACTTCAATCTCTCAATAAAGACATTTTACagaaagaatatttaatatctgaAAAAGATGCATTAATTTCTGAGCTTCaatctgaaaataataaaaaagaagcaAAGATAAGTGAGTTGCAAGTATTAATCGACacacaaaaagaaaaagaaatgatTGATGTTGGCATTTTAGTTGATTTACAACAACCAATAAAACAAGACGGAGATGGTGATACAGATAAGACTTCCATAAACGTAAATGATTTAGAGGAAAAATTAACAGTAGCCCAAAATCAAATTGCCTCACTGAATGATGAAATTGATgtggcaaataaaaatatggtaaaaGTAAAGTCTAATTTCAAACTAAAACTTAAACAAATGCAAAAAACTATTGAAAACTTTAGTAAAGTATCTGACGCTCATTGTGAAATAGTGAAGTTAAATGAGGAAATACACCAACTTACTCAAAAGGTAGCAGAACTAGAAGAAGAAAAAGGTAATCTTCAACTACACTTGGTAGATTATGATAGTGGAAGAT TGACTGAATCAGATGTTTACAAAAAATTAGTGGAAACAGAAAACCTAGCCGAGGCAAGACTTAAATCTATAAGTTTACTTGAAACTCAGAAATTTGATTTGGTTCAAG AGCTTCATAGCTTACAACAAAAGAATTTAGAAATGGAAGATAAGTTGGCAGATATGTCCTATTTTCAAAATGAACAAGTATGTTCAGAAATGAAGTCTGTTCAATTAGAAGAACAAATTGATCAGTTGCAAGCATCTAAAAAAGAACTAGATCTTATTATAGATAACTTAAAATTGGATAAAGAGCAATTGAATGAAAGCCTACGAATTCTGCAAGAAGAAAAAGAAGAGTTAATTCAAAAATTGGAAAATTATGTTCAAGAAAATATAGAGCTAAGTGACAAATTAGAGAAACTAAGTGCCGAAAAGGTGAGTTCAGCTGAGTCAATAGAAATTGTGGAGTCATTAACAACACAAGAAAAAATGGAACTTGAGGAATATAACAAATCTCTTCAAACAGAAAAGAAAAGTGAAAATGATCATTTAGAAAACTACATTTCCCAAAGTCATGAGCAAAAAGAAAAACTAATGCAAGAAAGTATTgaacttaaaaagaaaatagaattattttcaaGTGAAAGACAAGAAGTGATggaaaaaatgaataatttatcattagAAAATGAATCTTTAAACAACGAAATTAAAGAGTTGAAAGATCAATGTGACAGCTTAAGAAATAGTGTTAATAAACTAGAAGACGAAAAGAATGAACTTACTTCTCTTAATCGCGAACTTAATCATCAGATAGATGAACTTAAACACGAGAAGAGTGAAATATTAAGAGAAACTGCTGAAGTAGTCAAACCATTAAGTGTTGAGGATGTTATTGACGGGTCAGTAACTGAAACAGTAAATCaagatgataaaataattgGAGATAAAGGAACTAGTAGAATGAAGTCTGTAAAACAGTTAACAAAAGaaattctaaaactaaaaaatacaataaaagaaaGAGAAGATGAAATTGCTGATTGCCAAATGAAAATACTATCATTGGAAGAACAGCAAGAAAAACacaaagaaatattagaaaatattacatCAAAGGAGAAAACTATCAAGAAGCTAATTGATGAGAATAACCAATTAAAGAAAGAAATACAAAATCTTAGTAATGAAAACAAAGCGGAACATAATTTACACCTTACACAAACGCATGAACTACTCCAAAGTGAGATACAAAAAGTACATCAAGAATACAATGCTGCTTTAAATGCTCGTGATTCAAGAATACACGAATTGGAAAACCTTTTGTTGGAATATGAAAAACAAGTTATTAACTATAGTAATAACTTGCAACAGAAAGATAAGGAACTCTCGGAATACATCAatcaaataactaaattaaatgacCTATCACAAAAACTTAAATCTACCGTTGATTTACTTGAAGATGAAAAGGCAAAAGATCAGAACTCGGaacatataaaatcattaaataaacaaattgcgCTTTATCAAAAGACTCTGTCTGATTTTGAAGAAAAATTACGAACACTTGAAGAAGAAAAAGTACAATTTCTCACATTAAAATCGAAACTGGAAAATAAAAGTAGCAATCTCGAATTAGAAATACAAAAATTGcaagaattattaaaagaaaaacaaggCCTTATTAAAGATTTACAGATTCAgcaacaaaaacaagtagatgAATTATCAACTGTTTTATTACAAGCTAAAGAACGTGATGAAGAAATACATGAAATAAAGTTACAGTTAAGAAAAGAATCGatagaaaatgaaaaattacataatattgttgtgcaaaaaagtaatgaaatcaaTGAACTCACTAAGTTATATGATAGTGCTAAAGATAAATTGAATTCTGTTTCGCATGACAAAAATGAACAATTATCTgccattgaaattaaaaataaagaattgatggagaaattgaaaaaatttgctgttaatataaagaaaaaatccGCTATGTATTCTGAATTGGAAAATCAATACCATGAAACCCAAAAACAGcttcaaaataaaactgaacACTATGAACAGCTTTTGATACAAGTAGAAACCATACCTGCATTAcaggaaaaattaaaacatgcaGAAGAAGAGTTCAACCGTTTCCAATCTCAAAAAATTTTACTCGAGCAGAAGTCACaagaaattttacatttacaatcCCAGATCGaagatttacataaaaacaattataacgaTATTGAAacgattacaaaattaaatgcatcattagatttattaaacaaagatttatattttgctcgtgaagaaaataataatcttaagatACAAGTtgatagtttaaataataaaatagtagaaTATGAAATTGACACAAAAAATAATGCCAatcttttaactaaaatatcatGTTTGGAAGCTGATATAAATCAAAAACTAGAGCAAATTGCTGCTTTATCTAGTCAAGTTGaaagtttaaatgaaaaattgatGCAAGTGCAATTTGGTCATGATGCAAAGGTCCAGGAACGTGATATGTATATCGAAAGCTTACAGACAGAAATTGACAAATACAAAAACAGAATATACCGCCTCGAAGAAAGCATTTCCGCTATGGAGAATGGGCGCCAATCTTTAGAACGGAAAGCTGATAACCTGGATATTCAACTTCATGAAAAGCAGAAAGCTTATAGTGAGTACAGAAACCAAGAAGATGAATTAGTAAACAGACTTGCATTACTTATGGATAACGATAGAGTTgttgaaaaacaattaaaagaaatagAAAGTGAAAATAAAGAGATGCACTTTAAAATGCAAAATCTTAATGATGACTACCAAAACTTACAAAAATTGCATACTGATTTgcaaaataagtataatatattagaaatgaAGGCTGAGAACGTCGATACTATAGAAACTGAAATATCATCATATCAATCGCATATTCGCGAGCtagaatcaaatattaaaagaattacaAACGAACATAACACATTGCTGGGGAAAAAGAAAAAGGACATAGAGGAGTTAGAATCAGAATTTAATACACAAATTGAAAATGCTATTAAAGAAAAGAAACTGTTAAGTGAAAAGTATGAGAAAATCAATGATCATGTCAGTAAGTTAGAATCGAAACTAAAAGAATATAAATCTACTATTGAGCGTCAAAACTTAAATCTTGGTGAGTTGGCTTATGAAAATCAGATGTTAGTCGAGAAATCGGCTCACAAAGAGAAGGAAATTTCACCGGATTATACTGAACAGtatataagtgaaattaatAAGATGAATTCATTGCTCAATTGTAAAAATCAAGAAATTATAGAACTCAGTAATAAAATACAGCATTTACAAGCTCAAAACTTGTCCCAAATATCTGAGTTAGAAAATAAGAATATAGAGTTGGCCGAAAAAATTGAAGAATCGtcttcacaaataaataatttaataaaagaaatcaaccttttgaaagaaaataatgatcaattaaataatttacttacacAGAAAGATGAACAAATAAAACAGATTATGGAGAACAAAAAACTATGTTTCGAAATGAATATACCAAAAACAGAAGGGATGACTATTTCATCCACAATAGAAGCAATGGACAATGAATCAAACCCTGTTGATATTTCATCTCTTCAATCACAGATAGTATCTGATGCTGAACTGCTACAACCTGACGTGCAATCtataaaagtgaaaaaagtatCTGAAAACATCCAGACAAATCCAAGACAGGTACGTTCCACCTCGGAAGGTGTAACAGAGGAAGTCATTGTACCTAAAAAGTCTTACCTATGTTATAAAGAAGATGATGTTAAAGATGTAAACGATCCTTTCAATTCTGAGGAAGGTTGGGGCCTTGAAAGTACTGAAGAATCAGATGTTATAATACCAGGTTCTTCACAGTTGTATCAACAAATTCAACAActtaatgaaacaaataataagcTGAAAATAGAAGTAGATACCACTAATTCTAAGCTACTGAAAGCTTTGAAGAAATTAAAAGAGTTAAAATCTACAAATGATATGCTATCAAAAGAGTTACagttaacaaagaaaatttctCAATCATCGATGCTTGATATGGCTATAGAAAATGAACTATCAAATAATGTTGAAGAATTAGAGAAAAAAGTTCAGGAGCTTAATACGGacctaaataaagaaaaacttgaAAAAGAAGCCTTAAAGAAACAAAATGATGTGTTCAAGAATGCTAATGACAGATTATTggaaatgaaagaaaaaacgGATAATGAGTTAGAAATGTGGAAGTTTCAGTTCAAGCAAGTAAATGATAAATTTTCTTCTTTGCAATGGGAAGGTGATTCCACTACCAGTCCAAATTCGCAGCCCGTATCAAACCAGCGAATCTTTAAAGAAACAAAAGTAAACGAagagttaataaaattagaaaaagaaaATGATGAATTACAATtgataattgataatataaatgccCAAAATAAGGAATTATCCTTGCACCAAGAACAACTGAAGGGAGAAATAAATCTACTTACTCAGCAATTACATCAACAGTCAAAATTAACCTGCGATAAATGCGACAATGTGAATGAACAAaacaaagaattaataaaacaacaagAACTGTTGCAAAGTGAACTAAACTGTCACAAACAACAATTAGAAGaaagaaaattatgtacagATTGTGAAAAATTCAAACTTGAGATTGAGGACCTTCACGATAGATGTAAAAAACTGGAAGAAAATAATGCGATGCTTAATGAAAATTTGCGAAAAATAGAAACTGAAAACAGTGAATTATTGTctcaaaacaaacatttaaaagaaattctTGAAGAACATcagtttacatttaaaatgcgTGAGGAAGAACTTTTAGAGAAAAATGGTTCATTAACAGAAGAAGTTCAATCTCTAAAACTTTTAGAAAACGAAGCCACTTCTAAGGTAACTTCATTAAATGCTGAACTTGATGATCTAAAGCTTCGAATGGCGCAATCTCCTGAAATACACCATGTACATAACACGCAGGAATTTAATGCTATGGCACTAGCAGAAAAGTATAGCACTTTGGAAGaacattgtttaaatttaaagcacAATCTAGATGAAGAAACTAAAAAGAATAATGATCTTAAACTGGAAAACCAAAATTTAACGGAAAAAGTAAATGATTGCGAAAAACAATTAAGCGATCTTAATGCAAAATTACAAAATCTTAACTCAGAAAATGACCAACTTTTATCAACTGTTACCGAGTTACGAACGTCAGTATCAAGTGCTATGGACCAAAGAGGATTCGAAATAGCTGAACTATGGAAGCAACACTTAGGTCAAAGGGAATCTGAATTCCAACAAATAGAGTGTGATCTTAGAACACAGTTAACTGCAGCTGAGGCTAAGTATGAACAACTCCTTGAAAACGTTCAGTCATCCAGTCAagaagaaacaaataaaattgttttgtcagAACAAATAAGTTCTTTGCAAAATAAGTTACAGGAAAAAGAGGAACAACTCAAAAGCCTTCAACTTAAATATGCGGAAGTAATAAATGAACTCGATATGCTTCGCTCAGAAATGGAAGATGAAAAGCttatacatgaaaataaaatactagtCCAACAAGAAGAATACGAAAAAATGCTtcaagaattaaataataaaaatcaagtaCGTTCTGATGATTATGAAAATGCACTGAAAAATCTCCGAACTGAGTTAGACGCAACCGCTTCTGTTAATGCtagcttaaataaacaaattgaggaaatacgaaatatttatgaaaataaagtaatagaCTTGTCTAAACAACTTCAAGTTAAAGAAAGTGAGATATTTCAAAAAACACGAGACTTTACAATAACTTTAACACAAAGAAATGAAGAATTTGAAAATGTAAGAAAGCAGTTGATTGAATACGAAAAGAAAGTGGAGGACTTGACTTATGAAAAAGAATCCGAATTAGCAATTTTAAGATTGAAAATGCATGAAAGTACTGACAAATTTGACAAGAGGCAAAAAGAAATTGAAGATGAAAAGGATAGTATCTCTGAatcattaaaagaaaaaattatcgaGTGTACAAatcttaacaaacaaataagcgatttaaataaagttttggaAGAATATGCAAACAGAGCTGCTGAAACGCAAACAGTTTTAGAAAATCAAGAGTTGGAAATTGTTACGCTTAAGGATGAAATAACTAGTTTGGAAAATACATTGAGGGCAACGAGTAGTAAAATAGAGAAA
- the LOC126781861 gene encoding 39S ribosomal protein L28, mitochondrial has product MASSRIQATARQLSKTFKKKTRFEIGIATDLPPAYKKFWREWKILKPAAVHYIPQESKWKRDELTGETLPVQNIPIPLKYPAEIHEGIWGGEAVVKGFQKRDPRRRRVPHYWVPVLKRTVVKSEILNTNLSVTVTDRTIKLINDHYGFDHYLLKTPACDLVSMLALKLKKQILIELMNGCPRYEHDPAKQKNIYNEYKTYLSSYTPEEIEWYGLTWYEALSKVAKMREAANKPVPLKSLYRKNLVEKLRAANKESDNSPAEDISTTTTWLSKMNPFGKKDEA; this is encoded by the exons aTGGCATCATCTCGTATTCAg gcaACTGCTCGCCAGTTGTctaaaacctttaaaaaaaagaccAGATTTGAAATTGGCATAGCCACTGACCTTCCACCTGCATATAAGAAGTTTTGGCGAGAAtggaaaatattaaaacctGCTGCAGTTCATTACATCCCTCAAGAGAGCAAATGGAAACGTGATGAGTTAACTGGAGAGACATTGCCTGTTCAAAATATTCCCATACCTTTGAAATACCCTGCAGAAATTCATGAGGGTATTTGGGGTGGGGAAGCCGTAGTAAAAG GTTTTCAAAAGCGTGACCCCCGTCGTCGTAGAGTTCCTCATTATTGGGTGCCTGTCCTCAAGAGAACTGTTGTAAAAtcagaaatattaaacacaaatttgTCCGTTACCGTTACTGATAGGActattaaactaataaatgaTCACTATGGATTTGATCATTACTTGCTTAAAACACCAGCTTGTGATTTGGTTTCAATGCTAGCCTTAAAgttgaaaaaacaaatactcATCGAACTGATGAATGGTTGTCCAAGATACGAACATGATCCagcaaagcaaaaaaatatttataatgaatataagaCCTATTTGTCTTct taCACACCTGAAGAAATTGAATGGTATGGATTAACTTGGTACGAAGCCCTTAGCAAAGTTGCCAAAATGAGGGAAGCTGCTAACAAACCAGTACCCTTGAAAAGCCTTTACAGAAAAAATTTGGTCGAAAAATTGAGAGCCGCTAATAAAGAGAGTGATAATAGTCCCGCTGAGGACATATC GACTACAACAACTTGGCTATCAAAAATGAACCCATTTGGCAAAAAAGATGAagcttaa